The Leifsonia williamsii genome includes a region encoding these proteins:
- the speB gene encoding agmatinase — translation MTEPIGPIDASRVPRYAGIATFARLPRIEEVERADIAVVGVPFDSGVSFRPGARFGPSHVREASRLLRPYNPAQDVSPFAEAQVVDAGDIAVNPFDLQEAVQDVERAARDLSGRAQRIVTIGGDHTIALPLLRAVHALHGPVAVLHFDAHLDTWDTYFGAPITHGTPFRRASEEGLIDLTASCHVGTRGPLYAKQDLEDDERLGFSIVTSEFVEEHGVEAAIERMRARIGDRPLYISIDIDVLDPAHAPGTGTPEAGGLTSRELLRMVRSLADRDVVGADVVEVAPAYDHAQLTAVAASHVVYELVTLMAARIGRERAAG, via the coding sequence ATGACCGAACCCATCGGACCGATCGACGCCTCCCGCGTGCCCCGCTACGCCGGCATCGCCACCTTCGCGCGGCTGCCGCGGATCGAGGAGGTGGAGCGCGCCGACATCGCCGTCGTCGGCGTGCCGTTCGACAGCGGCGTCAGCTTCCGCCCGGGGGCGCGCTTCGGCCCGTCGCACGTGCGCGAGGCCTCGCGTCTGCTGCGTCCGTACAACCCGGCGCAGGACGTGTCCCCGTTCGCCGAGGCGCAGGTCGTCGACGCCGGCGACATCGCCGTCAACCCGTTCGATCTGCAGGAGGCCGTGCAGGACGTCGAGCGGGCCGCCCGCGACCTCTCCGGGCGCGCGCAGCGGATCGTGACCATCGGCGGCGACCACACGATCGCGCTGCCGCTGCTGCGGGCCGTGCACGCCCTCCACGGTCCGGTCGCCGTGCTGCACTTCGACGCCCACCTCGACACCTGGGACACGTACTTCGGCGCGCCGATCACGCACGGCACGCCCTTCCGCCGGGCCAGCGAGGAGGGGCTGATCGACCTGACCGCGAGCTGCCACGTCGGCACCCGTGGGCCGCTCTACGCGAAGCAGGACCTGGAGGACGACGAGCGCCTCGGCTTCTCGATCGTCACCAGCGAGTTCGTCGAGGAGCACGGGGTGGAGGCCGCCATCGAGCGGATGCGCGCCCGCATCGGCGACCGCCCCCTCTACATCTCCATCGACATCGACGTGCTCGACCCGGCGCACGCCCCGGGCACCGGCACCCCGGAGGCCGGCGGGCTGACCAGTCGCGAGCTGCTCCGCATGGTCCGCAGCCTCGCCGACCGCGACGTCGTCGGCGCGGACGTGGTGGAGGTCGCCCCCGCCTACGACCACGCCCAGCTGACCGCCGTGGCGGCAAGCCACGTCGTGTACGAGCTGGTGACGCTGATGGCGGCGCGGATCGGGCGGGAGCGCGCGGCGGGCTGA